The Salvelinus alpinus chromosome 30, SLU_Salpinus.1, whole genome shotgun sequence genomic interval TAGCTTAAGGATCACTATAGGATCAATGTAGGATCACTATAGGATCACTGTAGGATTATAGGATCACTACAGGatcactgtagaataactgtagGATTACTATAGGATCACTATAGGATCACTGTAGGATCACTGTAGAATCACTGTAGGATCACTATAGGATTATAGGATCACTACAGGATCACTATAGGATCACTGTAGGATCACTGTAGGATCACTATAGGATTATAGGATCACTACAGGATCACTATAGGATCACTGTAGGATCACTATAGGATTATAGGATCACTACAGGATCACTATAGGATCACTATAGGATTATAGGATCACTACAGGATCACTATAGGAttataggggcggcaggtagcctagtggttaaagcattgggcccgtaaccaaaaggttgctacatcaactctgtcattctgcccctgaacaaggcagttaacccacttttccaaggccgtcattgtaaataagaatttgttcttaactgactcgccgagttaaataaaggttaaataaaaatatatataggatCACTACAGGTCTTCCAACATTAAATTGAGGCGTGAAAGCCATAGAAGCCTTTTTCCTGTTCAACAGTTGATTGCTGATTTTCCAAGTTTACTTTATATTGTTTGAAGATTCTTGGAATTTTCTAGTAAATCTTTTGTGATATCCGAAGTAGATGGCTAAATCTGTTCtcatactttttgtaattggcaCAATTCCGGGTGGGATTAGTGAGaaacttttgttttgttttcagtgAGGATTTTTGGAGAGGTCTGACTAAGGGAAAGTAGTGGTGAAATATTATGAAATATCATCAATCAACATCTTAAAGTGCTCAGTATTGTTACATATTCTACATGTAACGCTAATATCCATTTCCACCGGTTCATTTGACAAAGAGAAGTGAAATATTGGTCATAAAACGagtatttaaataacaaatactTGAATACGGATATAGTTGaacccaggtctaaatcagacaACACGCAATACCAAATACAATGTGAAAACCAAACAATAACCAAGAAGTGTTTTACATTTTATCTGTTCTTTTCCCGACGATTCTACATGTTCAATCGCCACCACTGTCTACAGCGGGTTCAGTAATCATCATACAATGTCCTCATACGATTGCACTTCACTTGTCTCTATACTAGTTTCAGTCAGTCCACTGGCTTCAGTCTCTATACTAGTTTCAGTCAGTCCACTGGCTTCAGTCTCTATACTAGTTTCAGTCAGTTTCAGTTACGTCACTGGcttcagtctctatactattttCAGTCAGTCCACTGGTTTCAGTTACGTCACTGGcttcagtctctatactattttCAGTCAGTCCACTGGTTTCAGTTACGTCACTGGCTTCATTCTCTATATTGGTCCATGTGCACACTGTGGTTTCTGTATTTGCTGTGTTCTCTAGGTTTATTCCAGGTCCTTCACTTGAAGCAGACTCCATACTGGCTTTAGTCTTTATTGTAGCACAGGTTCCAATGCTGAGTGTGGTCTTTGCGCTGGTTACAGTCCCTGTACTAGTCGCGGTTCTGGAGATCATTGCAGTTCCAGTGCTGAGTGGGGGTCTTGGTACTAGAGCGGTCTGTGGTGCCGCTGCAGGTCTGGAAAACTTTTGTCCAGCAGGGGAGGAAGCGGGGAAGCTGCTCCCGGAGTTCCCGGCAACGCAGGCCGTACACCACGGGGCTGATTGCCTGCCCCACTTGGAACACCACGAAGTTGGTCACTGTGGCGGCCATATTGTGCTTCCACCTGGTGATGATGGGCACCAGAGGGAGCAGGTACAGGATCATCTGTAGCATGTGGATCAGGATGGTGCGGCGCCCGCTGCTGTTGGAGCGGGAGAAATGCCCCGCCCGGCAGCCCTCCATGTAGATGAGCACGTAGCTGGTCATGATGAGCAGTACCAATAACACCACCAGCGCCAGCCTGCTGAACCGAGACGCAGGACTCTCCAGCGTGGTGGAGCACACGGGGTCCAGCTCCACCACATAGGCCCAAGAGGACTGGGCGCAGGCCAGGACAGTGAACAGAACCGGGTTGAGCAGGGCCACGAACCAAGCCAGCACCATGACGGAAGATGAATGCGACGCACCAGCGTTGAGTAGTGGAGCGGCCGCAGGATGGACAGACAGGTGTTGAGGGCCATGAGGGTGAGAGTGATGCCCATGCCACAGCCTAGAGCCACCTGGAAGTCAAAAAGGACCCAGCAGGTCAGGCGGTTGATGGGCACGCGGAGGGCGCGGCGGCCGTGCAGGACGGTGCCCACGGCGTTGAAGCTGGTCACACAGGCACAGTGCTGGCACAGCAGAACGAAGCGGACATTGCGGCGCAGCTCGGCTGTGTGGAACACTGTCACCACAATGAGGTAGGTAAAGAAGAAGGTGGTCAGGAAGATGCCCCCGTGGACACACACTTTCACTGTGTCCAGCAGCCCTACGTCATCCCCAGATATAGTAGCATTTAAAAGGCCTGAGTAGAGGAAAGACACAGAAACCCTGAGAAATATCATGTGAAGTTAAACCACATAAAGGCATGAGTGAGATTATTTTGATACTTTGATAAACCACATAGGACGTCAATGACAATACAATGACTGTAAACCCAAGATAGAGCAAACTCATAGGTTGAGATGAAAGAAAAATTACAGGGAGGAAAAACAGCAGAAAAAAATGGCCAAATCTTACCTGTATTCTGTTCCACTGCCACATCATAGTTGGAGTCATTGGACATCGCTTCTGCTGATTCTGGCAGGTCACAGGGGTGAAAACTAAATTTGGAATTTGCAAAACCAAGTTAATGGTGCCAACATCTACCATATGGGTGTCTCTACTGTGGCTGCTAGCCCTTTGCTTCAGGTAACTGTGACCTATATCTTTGCCTCTATTTTCTGTCACGTGTCACCACCGGCATGCATTTAGTTACAGATTCTTTATCGACTGCCTCCTAATCTGTGGGTTTAGTGGAATAGACTGTTCTGAGAGTCAACACCTGCCTCTCAGCATAGCAAAATTCAATATTTAACAGTAGGTGGAGCAATTTATTGTGCTCCTAGGTGTGTGTGCtatgctgagtgtgtgtgtgtggacatctGACCTGCACCAGGAGGGTTTGTCGCTAGTGACTGTGAAGGTCCATGAGTGGAGATCAGACTGAACACTTTCCCTATTATTAACTAGAAGGATGTTAAAATGATTGAACCCTTTGGTCCTCAAGTTATTTAGCTGAGATAAGGATTTAATATAGAATATACTGTAGGTTTAAGTCATGAGCATGTTTAAAATATTGTTATATTTTAAACATTGTAAAAATAcataatatatatttacaaaacaatATCAAATAGGAAGAAAATTGTTATGAGAACACAGCTGGCAGGTTTTAATCCTTTTATTTTTACCAAACGTGGCCTCCCTGAATCATTCCACTGAATGGTATTGTCCTGCTCGTGCAAAAATGTAAAAGGAAAAAGATTATGGCACATGTACAACACAACGCAACAGCAATTAAAAATGCATATTAACATCTCCAGCCATTGCCCCAACATCCTTTGCTGCCAGGCAACAGTCTATGAGACAAACTGTCttccaacacaacacagccactGTACTGATTGAAAGACAAGAAGCATaactaacatgaattcaacaAACATTCAACAGTCATCATATTTGTATCAAAAACGACTTGTACTGTCTCCACCCGAGATCAAGCCGTCCTCTATTTCTCTGCATGGAAACCTCAAGGATCCTATTTAGAGTGTAAAGATAAAACAAACGTCATTTAAGTGAGCTCCCTGAATCAGAGCTCCAGTCCCCCTGTGCCACACCACGACCCTGGCCCGCAATCACCCCACAGAGCTGCATGTCTGTACAGAGCTGCTCCGGCCCAGGGTCTGACTCAGAACCTGGCTCTATATCTGCAGCGCGGCTCTCTGGGTCCTCACTGCGCTCCACCATTGTGTCCACATCATAGCGCTCCGGGTCTGTACAGAGTAGCTTCtggctcctcttcctcctgcggCTGATCTGTTTCTGCAGCTGCAGCTTGCTGGTGAAGAAGACGCTCTTCCAGCCCAGCTCCAGGGCCAGGACCTCCACCTCGGCCGACACGGAGCCGCAGTGGCCGCGCACCGCTTGCTCCCAGAACTCCTCCGAACGACACAgctgacagacacacagggaaCAGTGGTTAGGGACATAGACCAGAGTTTGTGGTCAATCATTCAGTCAGTTAACTCACCAGAGGTTTAAaccacaaacaaaaacaacagatTCACTACAGAAAATAAACCAACAGAATATGGAAATATGAATATGGAAAACACATAACTACAGTCAGATATGTCCATGTAGTTACATAAGGATTCACATACAGTCTACATCAAAGGCAGTAAACAGTCTACATCACAGGGTTTGACTCCGGGTTGTATCATAACCGACCGTGATCGGGGGTCGCATaggggcgcacaattggcccagcgtcgtcaggattagaggagggtttgcccggggtaggccgtcattgtaaataagaatttgttcttaactgacttacctagttaa includes:
- the LOC139560427 gene encoding F-box only protein 36-like, producing the protein MSTLLGKSLFEVSGQGPAPNKDFFQFSVTKTEVIWRWWKISLRRDGRNTKPGELRESHSDYLDNSLLQSQVSVVFGPRILQYSQALCQGHYDYLERLPDPLLLHILTHLELEDVARLGHTSHRFRKLCRSEEFWEQAVRGHCGSVSAEVEVLALELGWKSVFFTSKLQLQKQISRRRKRSQKLLCTDPERYDVDTMVERSEDPESRAADIEPGSESDPGPEQLCTDMQLCGVIAGQGRGVAQGDWSSDSGSSLK